In Candidatus Binatia bacterium, the DNA window CCGCCGAATTCGAACGGACGCGCGCGGAGAAGGAGAAGAACCGCCTGGAAGCCGAGCTGCGCCAGCGCCTTCAGCTCGAGAACGAATACCTGCGCCAGGAGCTCGACACGGAGCATGCCTTCGGCGAGATCGTCGGCCGGAGTGCTGCCATCCAGCAGGTCACCCGGCAGATCGAACTCGTCGCGCCCACCGACGCTACCGTTCTGATCCTGGGCGAGACCGGCACCGGCAAGGAGCTGGTCGCCCGGGCCATCCACCAGCACAGCGTGCGCCGCGACCGTCCGTTCATCAAGGTCAGTTGCGGCGCCATTCCGAAGGACCTTTTCGAAAGCGAGTTCTTCGGGCATGTCAAGGGCGCATTCACCGGGG includes these proteins:
- a CDS encoding sigma 54-interacting transcriptional regulator; translated protein: FPKDKLLAEMGVHGYAGTPLKDSAGCAVGLMVVLYRRPIENRELVTSLLQIFAARAAAEFERTRAEKEKNRLEAELRQRLQLENEYLRQELDTEHAFGEIVGRSAAIQQVTRQIELVAPTDATVLILGETGTGKELVARAIHQHSVRRDRPFIKVSCGAIPKDLFESEFFGHVKGAFTG